The Coffea arabica cultivar ET-39 chromosome 6e, Coffea Arabica ET-39 HiFi, whole genome shotgun sequence genome contains the following window.
CATTCGTCGTGGGATCGAATCTAAGGCTGCAAATCAATTGAGCCGATCGCGAGTAGTTTGAATCAAAACTCGACTTAAACTCGATTAACATCGAGTTCAAAGATATTCAGTTCATTAACTTACTAGTCgactcgattatatatataattttttattttaatagtaaaattacctATATtattctaatattttattatttgttaagaaaatttcttattttatttacttttttaaaaataaaataattattttttatttttttaaattcgaGTTTAAACTTTACATTAAAAACTCGTCGAATTTGAATTCGACTCGATTTGTTTCCGACCGCAGTTGAGCCTATTGACTATTGAAGTTCGTGCTATGTTTTGCTTGCTGGCAAGCAGCACCTGCCATTTGCTCTTATGCCACTCAGAGCGTTTATCATACATCATGCTCAGGCTTGATTATGCCGGGATTGCAGCTCTAATCTCGACCTCCTCCTATCCTCCTGTTTACTATTCCTTCATGTGCTATCCAGTCTTTTGCAACTTGTACCTGGGATTCATTACTATTCTGGGAATTGGTACCATATTGGTTTCCCTTCTACCAGTATTCCAAACTCCAGAATATCGTACTATGCGGGCATCCCTCTTCTTTGTGATGGGGCTGTGAGGTGCGGCGCCAATTCTGCGTAAGCTAATTCTAGTTTGGAATCGGCCTGAGGTACTTCATACAACTGGGTATGAACTTCTAATGGGAGCTTTTTATGGCATTGGAGCACTGGTCTACGCCATGAGAGTTCCTGAAAGATGGATGCCTGGAAAGTTCGATATTGCTGGGCACAGTCACCAACTCTTCCATGTGCTTGTAGTTGCAGGGGCTTATACCCATTATCGTGCAGGGCTAGTTTATCTAAAGTGGCGGGACCTGCAGGGTTgctgaatttcttgtgattaaaTGGCTATCCGGTGATATTGTACTGTTGGGTGTAGGTTAAGGGATCAAAATCCTTGGCCTGCATTCTAAATTCAAGATTTCTTGGAACATTTCCTCGATGGGTGCATAGGCATCGGTCTATACCGACGGTGGTTCAGTTCTTCGACTTCCTCCGAACTTTTTGGGCACCAGTTTGAACCAGCGGTGATTCAGTTCCCCAAGTTTCCCTTGATCCTTTTGGATTTCTTTTTACCCTAGTATAGAGTAGGAGTAGGTCCTTGACTCCATTGAGTCCCCTTTCTCCTAATATGGAGTAGGAGTAGGTCCCCAACTCCGCTGGATCCCTCCTTCCCCAACTCTTTTGGGCATCGATCTGGATCGATGGTGGTTCAGTTCTCCGAATTTCGCTCGATTTCTTTGAGTCCTCCTTCCCCTAGTATAGTATAGGGTAGGAGTAGGTCCCAACCCCTTTGGATCCTCCTCATCCTAATATAGAGTAAGAGTAGGTCTCCAACTTCTTTGGATCCCCTCCTTCTAATATAGAGCAGGAATAGGTATACAATAGAATTTATCATATCCAATATAGAGCAGGAATAGGTATACAATAGAATTTATCATATCcagaaaaaaaacagaaaagactATTGAAGTGTCAATTGTCATCGAGGTCAGAACTTTCCCAAACAAGAAAGCAACTTTTGATTCGACAGCGCTTTCTTGTATCAAGAGTGGGGACATGAAGCGCTCGTCGTGGGGTTTCGGCCAAATCGTCCTCCTCTCCCTCCACGTCTCCCTAACTACTGCCTTCTCCGACTCGATCCTCCAAATCCTGCCCGAAAATTCAGGATCTTCCCCCCACCACCGCCACCGCCACCGGAAGATTCCGAGGGACGATAATCTCTACTGTGACAGCTGGAGATTCGTCGTGGAAGCAAATGACGTCGGTCCCTGGGCTCGCATCCCATCCAGATGCGTTGCATTCGTGCAGGACTACGTCACCAATGATCGGTATCGGGCGGACTCAGAGGCCGTAGCTGACGCGTCCCTGGAGTTCGCGAAGACGGTGAAGGTTTCCGGCAACGGGAAGGACGCTTGGGTCTTCGACATTGATGAAACTCTGCTTTCCAACGTCCCTTATTATGCGGTCCATGGGTTCGGGTGAGTCAAACGAATCTTTGCTAATCCTGGTTTCAGCTGCATCTGATTGTAATCATTGTCACTGCTATGAAATGCTCCCGCTGAAAATACTAATTAGCAACAGTAGTCAACTAAGTACTTGCTTGCAAGTAATTAGGTAATGCTAATATGTTGTCGAAATAGGAATTTGTGGACTCTAGCTAGCTATGGTGGTTGTCCTAAATACATCCCATACCTTCCAATTCGCAGCCGCAGGGCGTAAGGATGCCAATTCAGTAGAATGGTATATCTATGAATTTTCCATAAATAACACGCTCTTTTGTTTGCTGGTCCTTAAATTAACTAGTAATTGGTGTTTTTGCTACAGACCATTCTTTTCCGAAGTTAATGGTATTCTTCAACAATGCTTGTGGCTTGTGCATTCTAATTTTCTGACGGTGTCAACTTGTGGACCTCAGAAATCACTTTAAGAATGCGTGCATTTGCATCAGTGATTGATTACTGAGGCTTGTGGTTTTCTGAATGATCTGTACGAGCTCTTTTAGTTACATGTCTATAGTTGCCATGTGATAGCCAATTGCCTTTACAGGAGGCCACATTGTTATCATCATAACATGGTAGTgctaaaattttgcaaaattggATGCTAGGGGGACCTTTACCATTCAGTTGTAACGGGACAGTGAAATATGCATTGTTGCAGAGCTCTCAAACTCAAACTCAAACTCAAACTGAAATTGTGGATCTTTATACGTCTAAAGTGTAGCCCACCAACCCAAATTAGACCATTCATCTTTACAATGGCTTCAAAATCTTGGCCGTTAGTTTCACTTAAAATCACTTTCTGGTCGTGAAGCCCCTGCTTTTGAGCGAAATCATGCATCATACTTCATCACCATCCTGTTCCAGAACAAGTTTCAATTTATGCTGTCCattttttatatgaatttatCATGCACGTACTATTTGCATTCGGTTGTCATATCTGAGCAAAAATACAGAATAGCACTTGTTGATGCACAAACCTTCGTTTCGTTTTTTCACTTTCCTATTAAACCAAaacgaacaaacaaacaaactgaTATGCTGATCATTGGCTAGCTGCacggtaaaaaaaaatttttttttggggggagcCTGCATGGTAATTTTTGATTGCTTGGCTGATGCTTTTCTTTACCATCTTCCTTCATTTGTTCTTGATAATTGATCAAACTCTGTTAGTTGTGGACACAGATCAGAGACTTTTGATGAAAATTCATTTGATGAGTGGGTTGACTTGGCTGAGGCCCCTGCATTGCCAGCAAGTTTGAGGCTGTATAAAGAGCTGGAGCAGCTGGGCTTTAAGATATCTTTGTTGACTGGTAGAACTGAATTTCAAAGGAGTGCCACAAGCAAAAATCTAGATTACGCTGGATACAGCAACTGGGAAAGGCTTATCTTGAGGTAAGTCGTAGTGTGAATGAGTAACGTATATCAATCCATATCATAACTGAACAAAGTACTAATTGTAAACATGTTTCAATCCGTATGATAACCCAGATGAGTAGGATTATCCTCAGCTATCGAGTCTTTCGAAGCTTTCATATACGTGCACTGCTTTGTGTGCTCATGAAAT
Protein-coding sequences here:
- the LOC113695327 gene encoding acid phosphatase 1 isoform X3, which encodes MKRSSWGFGQIVLLSLHVSLTTAFSDSILQILPENSGSSPHHRHRHRKIPRDDNLYCDSWRFVVEANDVGPWARIPSRCVAFVQDYVTNDRYRADSEAVADASLEFAKTVKVSGNGKDAWVFDIDETLLSNVPYYAVHGFGCGHRSETFDENSFDEWVDLAEAPALPASLRLYKELEQLGFKISLLTGRTEFQRSATSKNLDYAGYSNWERLILSLQI
- the LOC113695327 gene encoding acid phosphatase 1 isoform X2 — encoded protein: MKRSSWGFGQIVLLSLHVSLTTAFSDSILQILPENSGSSPHHRHRHRKIPRDDNLYCDSWRFVVEANDVGPWARIPSRCVAFVQDYVTNDRYRADSEAVADASLEFAKTVKVSGNGKDAWVFDIDETLLSNVPYYAVHGFGSETFDENSFDEWVDLAEAPALPASLRLYKELEQLGFKISLLTGRTEFQRSATSKNLDYAGYSNWERLILRGPSDHGKPATVYKSERRKELEDEGYVIHGSSGDQWSDLNGFAVAERSFKLPNPLYYIA
- the LOC113695327 gene encoding acid phosphatase 1 isoform X1 produces the protein MKRSSWGFGQIVLLSLHVSLTTAFSDSILQILPENSGSSPHHRHRHRKIPRDDNLYCDSWRFVVEANDVGPWARIPSRCVAFVQDYVTNDRYRADSEAVADASLEFAKTVKVSGNGKDAWVFDIDETLLSNVPYYAVHGFGCGHRSETFDENSFDEWVDLAEAPALPASLRLYKELEQLGFKISLLTGRTEFQRSATSKNLDYAGYSNWERLILRGPSDHGKPATVYKSERRKELEDEGYVIHGSSGDQWSDLNGFAVAERSFKLPNPLYYIA